Proteins from a genomic interval of Polaribacter sp. Q13:
- a CDS encoding NHLP leader peptide family RiPP precursor: MEITKEQQVLQQVINEAWENADFKKKLMANPVDAIEELTGEKLNIPEGKTFVVRDQTDESTVYINIPAEQKLEDVELNEEQLEAVAGGCWEPYGPGNDSPLDGLIKTFLPK; encoded by the coding sequence ATGGAAATTACAAAAGAACAGCAAGTATTACAACAAGTAATAAACGAAGCATGGGAAAATGCAGATTTTAAGAAAAAGTTAATGGCAAACCCAGTAGATGCCATTGAAGAATTAACTGGCGAAAAATTAAACATCCCAGAAGGAAAAACCTTTGTGGTAAGAGACCAAACAGATGAATCTACTGTGTATATTAATATACCTGCAGAGCAGAAGTTAGAGGATGTAGAATTGAATGAAGAACAACTAGAAGCAGTTGCAGGTGGTTGTTGGGAACCTTATGGTCCAGGAAACGATTCTCCTTTAGATGGCTTAATAAAAACATTTTTACCAAAATAA
- a CDS encoding NHLP leader peptide family RiPP precursor produces MKITKEQQVLQQVINEAWENAEFKKELIANPVAAIEALTGEKLNIPEGKTFVVRDQTDESTVYINIPAEQKLEDVELNEEQLEAVAGGNVFLPYSGPFVGLLGLGAGGLKNPSDITIIQQNS; encoded by the coding sequence ATGAAAATTACAAAAGAACAACAAGTATTACAACAGGTAATAAATGAAGCGTGGGAAAATGCAGAGTTTAAGAAAGAGTTAATAGCAAACCCAGTAGCTGCTATTGAAGCACTAACTGGCGAAAAGTTAAATATCCCAGAAGGGAAAACCTTTGTAGTAAGAGATCAAACAGATGAATCTACTGTGTATATTAATATACCTGCAGAGCAAAAGTTAGAGGATGTAGAATTGAATGAAGAGCAGTTAGAAGCGGTTGCTGGTGGAAATGTTTTCCTTCCATATTCAGGTCCTTTTGTAGGATTATTAGGTCTTGGAGCTGGAGGTCTTAAAAATCCAAGTGATATAACAATTATACAGCAAAATTCTTAA
- a CDS encoding peptidase domain-containing ABC transporter gives MANFPHYRQYDSKDCGPTCLKIIAKHYKKTIGIEQLRKLSETTRVGSSLLGISEAAEQLGFRSLNVKISLEKLCEAPLPCILHWNKNHYVVVYKITNEKLRIRNTKLERKNYFNKPKKQLVFYISDPAHGILKYNQTDFLKHWVGNNANETTEEGVALLLEPTPKFYKDTYEKETPSLGFSFLSKYIFKYKRFLWQLVLGLLAASLLQVLFPFLTQSIVDVGIKNQDIHFIYLVLFAQLALFLGKTALEVIRSWILLHLSARINISLVSDFFIKLMNLPIAFFDTRMTGDILQRINDHKRIERILTNSSLNVLFSMVNLVVFGFVLAYYNLQIFGIFVVGSFLYFLWITLFLKKRHDLDYKNFSQVSQEQSKVIELINGMQEIKLHNAEKQKRWSWEFLQARLFKISIEGLALEQYQSVGSGFINELKNILITVLSAKLVIDGEITLGMMLAISYIVGQLNSPIAQLINFVREIQDAKISLNRLSEIHTKEDEEQQNVEKITDIEENAAITLSKVSFRYIGSEQFVLKDLDVVLPANKITAIVGVSGSGKTTLMKLLLKFYEPNTGDIKLGNHDLKNVSQKAWRNQCGVVLQEGFIFSDTIANNIAVGVDVVDKQKLAHAVDVANIKEFIESLPLSYNTKIGMEGVGLSTGQKQRLLIARAVYKNPNFLFFDEATSALDANNEKVIMEKLNTFFENKTVLVIAHRLSTVKNADQIVVLDKGKIVEVGNHQSLIKDKGNYYHLVKNQLELGN, from the coding sequence ATGGCAAACTTTCCTCATTATAGACAATATGACAGTAAAGACTGTGGGCCTACTTGTTTAAAAATTATTGCCAAGCATTATAAAAAAACCATTGGCATAGAACAATTACGCAAACTGAGTGAAACTACAAGAGTAGGAAGTAGCTTGTTGGGTATTAGTGAAGCTGCAGAGCAATTGGGTTTTAGATCTTTAAATGTAAAAATTTCTTTAGAAAAATTATGCGAGGCACCTTTGCCTTGCATTTTACATTGGAATAAGAACCATTATGTGGTGGTGTATAAAATTACGAATGAGAAATTACGAATTAGGAATACTAAGTTAGAAAGGAAAAATTATTTTAATAAACCTAAAAAACAATTGGTTTTTTATATTAGTGACCCTGCACACGGTATACTCAAGTATAACCAAACAGACTTTTTAAAACATTGGGTTGGTAACAATGCAAATGAAACTACAGAAGAGGGTGTTGCTTTATTATTAGAACCAACACCTAAATTTTATAAAGATACTTATGAAAAAGAAACTCCTTCTTTAGGGTTCTCTTTTTTATCTAAATACATTTTTAAATACAAACGTTTTTTATGGCAGTTAGTTTTAGGACTATTAGCCGCAAGTTTGTTGCAAGTTTTGTTTCCTTTTTTAACCCAAAGTATTGTAGATGTTGGTATTAAAAACCAAGACATCCATTTTATTTATTTAGTGTTATTTGCTCAATTGGCTTTGTTTTTAGGTAAAACAGCGTTAGAGGTTATCCGTAGTTGGATTTTATTACATCTAAGCGCCAGAATTAATATTTCATTAGTTTCAGATTTTTTTATCAAACTAATGAATTTACCAATTGCTTTTTTTGATACCCGGATGACAGGCGATATCTTACAACGTATTAACGACCATAAACGTATAGAACGTATTTTAACCAATTCTTCTTTAAACGTATTATTTTCTATGGTTAATTTGGTGGTTTTTGGTTTTGTGTTGGCGTATTACAACCTGCAAATTTTCGGAATCTTTGTGGTGGGGAGTTTTTTGTATTTTTTATGGATTACGCTATTTCTAAAAAAACGACATGATTTAGATTACAAAAACTTTTCGCAAGTAAGTCAAGAGCAATCTAAGGTAATAGAACTTATAAACGGAATGCAAGAAATAAAACTGCATAATGCCGAAAAACAAAAACGTTGGAGTTGGGAGTTTTTACAAGCACGTCTTTTTAAAATCTCTATAGAAGGTTTGGCTTTGGAGCAATACCAGAGTGTTGGGTCTGGTTTTATAAACGAATTAAAAAATATATTGATTACAGTATTGTCGGCTAAATTAGTAATTGATGGTGAAATTACTTTAGGTATGATGTTGGCAATTAGTTATATTGTTGGTCAATTAAATTCGCCTATTGCTCAATTGATTAATTTTGTGCGAGAAATTCAAGATGCAAAAATATCATTGAATCGTTTGTCAGAAATTCATACCAAAGAAGATGAAGAACAACAAAATGTAGAAAAGATTACAGATATTGAAGAGAATGCTGCAATTACTTTGTCAAAAGTTTCCTTTAGATATATTGGTTCAGAACAATTTGTTTTAAAAGATTTAGACGTGGTACTTCCTGCCAATAAAATTACAGCTATTGTGGGTGTTAGCGGAAGCGGGAAAACAACGCTTATGAAATTGTTGTTAAAATTCTACGAACCCAATACAGGCGATATTAAATTAGGAAATCATGATTTAAAAAACGTTTCTCAAAAAGCCTGGAGAAATCAGTGTGGCGTGGTACTGCAAGAAGGATTTATTTTTAGCGATACAATTGCCAATAATATTGCGGTGGGTGTAGATGTTGTAGATAAACAAAAATTAGCACATGCAGTAGATGTTGCCAACATAAAAGAATTTATAGAGAGTTTACCTTTATCTTACAACACCAAAATAGGTATGGAAGGTGTGGGTTTAAGTACAGGTCAAAAACAACGTTTACTAATTGCAAGAGCGGTGTATAAAAACCCCAATTTTTTATTTTTTGATGAAGCAACTTCGGCTCTAGATGCCAATAATGAAAAAGTAATTATGGAGAAATTGAATACTTTTTTTGAGAATAAAACAGTTTTAGTGATTGCCCACAGACTAAGTACGGTAAAAAACGCAGATCAAATAGTTGTTTTAGACAAAGGAAAAATAGTTGAGGTTGGTAATCATCAATCTTTAATTAAAGACAAAGGAAATTATTATCATTTAGTAAAAAATCAATTAGAATTAGGAAACTAA
- a CDS encoding GIY-YIG nuclease family protein codes for MFYVYAISSIAKNYIYVGLTSNLNERIKRHNGLRERTTKFYAPFKLIYVEEVKTRIEARVREKYWKSGIGKEKLRSLRDS; via the coding sequence ATGTTCTACGTTTATGCAATTTCTAGTATTGCAAAAAATTATATTTATGTTGGATTAACTTCTAACCTAAACGAAAGAATAAAAAGACATAATGGTTTAAGAGAAAGAACTACAAAGTTTTATGCTCCTTTTAAATTGATTTATGTGGAAGAAGTAAAAACTAGAATTGAAGCAAGAGTAAGAGAAAAGTATTGGAAATCTGGTATAGGAAAAGAAAAATTACGTTCTTTGCGAGACTCCTAA
- a CDS encoding class IIb bacteriocin, lactobin A/cerein 7B family produces the protein MKVTLEQQENGQELLQTLVTKAWESKTFKEQLIKNPKTTIESVTGEKMNLVENERLIVEDQSNTDIIYLNIPQKINLENFELTDEQLELVSGGLIITALALAGYCLLGLAIGGAGYGVCSLIDQR, from the coding sequence ATGAAAGTTACATTAGAGCAACAAGAGAATGGACAAGAGTTACTTCAAACATTAGTAACTAAAGCATGGGAAAGTAAAACTTTTAAAGAACAGTTAATTAAAAACCCAAAAACTACAATTGAAAGTGTTACAGGTGAAAAAATGAACTTAGTCGAAAACGAAAGATTAATTGTAGAGGATCAATCAAATACGGATATTATTTATTTAAATATTCCTCAAAAAATAAATTTAGAAAATTTTGAATTAACAGATGAACAATTAGAATTAGTATCGGGAGGTCTAATCATAACAGCACTAGCTTTAGCTGGTTATTGTTTATTGGGTCTTGCTATTGGTGGAGCAGGTTATGGAGTATGCTCACTTATTGACCAAAGGTAG
- the pth gene encoding aminoacyl-tRNA hydrolase: MKKFLIIGLGNIGEKYVNTRHNIGFKIVDEVAEEHNVTFETEKLGDVATFRFKGRTFVLLKPSTFMNLSGKAVKYWMDKENISVENILVVTDDVNIDFGVIRVKAKGSAGGHNGLKDIQEKLNSQQYARFRFGVGGNYSRGRQVDYVLGEWNKEETSELIERLPTSAKVITSFGTAGLNNTMNTFNGK; this comes from the coding sequence ATGAAGAAATTTTTAATTATTGGTTTAGGTAATATTGGTGAAAAGTATGTAAATACGCGTCATAATATTGGGTTTAAAATTGTTGATGAAGTAGCAGAAGAGCACAACGTAACTTTTGAGACTGAAAAGCTTGGAGATGTAGCTACGTTTCGTTTTAAAGGAAGAACTTTTGTTTTGCTAAAGCCAAGTACATTTATGAATTTAAGTGGTAAAGCAGTAAAGTATTGGATGGATAAAGAAAATATATCCGTAGAAAATATTTTAGTGGTTACAGATGATGTAAATATAGATTTTGGTGTTATCCGTGTAAAAGCAAAAGGTTCTGCTGGCGGACATAATGGACTTAAAGATATTCAAGAAAAGTTGAATTCGCAGCAATACGCTCGTTTTAGATTTGGTGTTGGTGGTAATTATAGTAGAGGTAGGCAAGTAGATTATGTACTTGGCGAGTGGAATAAAGAAGAAACCAGTGAGTTAATAGAGCGTTTGCCAACATCAGCTAAAGTAATTACTTCTTTTGGTACTGCTGGCCTAAATAATACGATGAATACGTTTAACGGTAAGTAA
- a CDS encoding NHLP leader peptide family RiPP precursor, translating to MKITKTQELLQSIIQKAWEDEAFKQELIANPVKAIEELTGKKINLPEGKTIVVKDQTDKTSLFINIPAQPNMENMELTEAQLEAVAGGSAIPMDNYDSPFIHWISKIFN from the coding sequence ATGAAAATTACAAAAACACAAGAGTTACTGCAAAGTATTATTCAGAAAGCTTGGGAAGACGAAGCTTTTAAACAAGAATTAATTGCAAACCCTGTAAAAGCAATTGAAGAATTAACAGGAAAGAAAATTAATCTACCTGAAGGAAAAACAATCGTAGTAAAAGATCAAACAGATAAAACTTCTTTATTTATTAACATTCCTGCTCAACCAAATATGGAAAACATGGAGTTAACTGAAGCGCAATTAGAAGCTGTAGCGGGAGGTAGTGCTATACCTATGGATAATTACGATAGTCCTTTTATTCATTGGATTTCTAAGATTTTTAACTAA
- a CDS encoding ribose-phosphate pyrophosphokinase translates to MPTNQLAPKLFTCRQSSVLAEKIAKEYNTTLGKVKTTYFSDGEFQPAFEESVRGRRVFIIGSTFPNADNLMEMLLMCDAAKRASARHITAVMPYFGWARQDRKDQPRVAIGAKLVAKLLESAGATRIMTMDLHADQIQGFFEKPVDHLFASTIFMPYIESLKLDNLTIASPDMGGSKRAYAYSKHLHSDVVICYKQRKKANVIGHMELIGDVKGKNVILVDDMIDTGGTLAHAANLMMERGALSVRAICTHPILSGDAYEKIENSGLTELIVSDTIPLKKATSKIKVVSCAPLFADVMHKVQDNTSISGKFLM, encoded by the coding sequence ATGCCTACAAATCAGTTAGCACCAAAGCTATTTACCTGCAGACAAAGCTCAGTTTTAGCAGAGAAAATTGCAAAAGAATACAATACTACCTTAGGAAAAGTGAAAACAACCTACTTTAGTGACGGAGAATTTCAGCCAGCTTTTGAAGAATCTGTTCGTGGAAGACGCGTTTTTATTATAGGCTCTACATTTCCGAATGCAGACAATTTAATGGAGATGTTGTTGATGTGTGATGCTGCAAAAAGAGCATCAGCAAGACATATTACAGCTGTTATGCCTTATTTTGGTTGGGCAAGACAAGACAGAAAAGATCAGCCTAGAGTTGCTATTGGTGCAAAATTAGTAGCAAAACTTTTAGAATCTGCCGGAGCAACTAGAATTATGACGATGGATTTACATGCAGATCAAATTCAAGGTTTCTTTGAAAAACCAGTAGATCATCTGTTTGCGTCAACAATTTTTATGCCTTATATAGAAAGCTTAAAATTAGACAATTTAACAATTGCATCTCCAGATATGGGTGGTTCTAAAAGAGCGTATGCTTATTCTAAACATTTACATTCAGATGTTGTTATTTGTTATAAACAGCGTAAAAAAGCAAATGTAATAGGACACATGGAGTTAATTGGTGATGTAAAAGGAAAGAATGTGATTTTGGTAGATGACATGATTGATACTGGAGGAACATTAGCACACGCTGCAAATTTAATGATGGAAAGAGGTGCTTTAAGTGTGAGAGCAATTTGTACGCATCCAATACTTTCTGGAGACGCTTATGAGAAAATAGAAAACTCAGGATTAACAGAGTTAATTGTTTCAGACACAATTCCTTTGAAAAAGGCTACTTCTAAAATAAAAGTGGTATCTTGCGCGCCATTATTTGCGGATGTTATGCATAAAGTGCAAGACAATACTTCAATTAGTGGAAAATTTTTAATGTAA
- a CDS encoding 50S ribosomal protein L25/general stress protein Ctc, with product MKSISIKGSKRESVGKVATKALRNAGMVPCVIYGGENPIHFSAEEKAFKKLVFTPNVYTASLDIDGQKIPAILQDIQFHPVTDKIIHVDFYQLFDDKEITMKIPVQLTGTSPGVLNGGSLRFTNRKLRVKALPANLPDFVTADISKLKIGSKLVVTSLATEGYTFMHPDNTVVVQVRTSRNASVEEGEEEEEGAEATEAAAE from the coding sequence ATGAAATCAATTTCAATTAAAGGATCAAAAAGAGAAAGCGTAGGTAAAGTAGCAACTAAGGCCTTACGTAATGCTGGTATGGTTCCTTGCGTTATATACGGAGGAGAAAACCCAATACATTTTTCAGCAGAAGAAAAAGCGTTTAAAAAGTTGGTATTCACTCCAAATGTGTATACAGCAAGTTTAGATATTGATGGTCAAAAAATTCCAGCAATTTTACAAGACATTCAGTTTCACCCAGTAACAGACAAAATTATTCATGTAGATTTTTATCAATTATTTGATGATAAAGAAATTACAATGAAAATTCCTGTACAATTAACTGGTACTTCTCCAGGAGTATTAAATGGTGGTTCTTTACGTTTTACAAACCGTAAATTAAGAGTAAAAGCATTACCTGCTAACTTACCAGATTTTGTAACTGCAGATATTTCTAAATTAAAAATTGGAAGTAAACTAGTAGTAACTTCATTGGCAACAGAAGGGTATACGTTTATGCACCCAGACAATACAGTTGTTGTTCAGGTTAGAACTTCTAGAAATGCAAGTGTAGAAGAAGGAGAAGAAGAAGAAGAAGGAGCAGAAGCAACAGAAGCTGCAGCAGAATAA
- a CDS encoding NHLP leader peptide family RiPP precursor, with the protein MKITKEQQVLQQVINEAWENVDFKKKLMANPEVAIEELTGAKLNIPEGKTFVVRDQTDESTVYINIPAEQKLENVELNEEQLEAVAGGKAGYGYVFPIDPIFIFPGPPQPIVDPVFPTR; encoded by the coding sequence ATGAAAATTACAAAAGAACAGCAAGTATTACAACAAGTAATAAACGAAGCATGGGAAAATGTAGATTTTAAGAAAAAGTTAATGGCAAACCCAGAAGTTGCTATTGAAGAACTAACAGGAGCAAAGTTAAACATTCCAGAAGGAAAAACCTTTGTAGTAAGAGACCAAACAGATGAATCTACAGTATATATAAATATTCCAGCAGAACAAAAATTGGAGAATGTAGAATTGAATGAAGAGCAATTAGAAGCTGTAGCAGGTGGAAAAGCTGGTTATGGGTATGTATTTCCGATAGATCCTATTTTTATCTTTCCTGGACCTCCACAACCGATTGTAGATCCAGTTTTTCCTACAAGATAA
- a CDS encoding HlyD family secretion protein, with the protein MPEIKNEHIEQLELRSEEVQEILTKVPSWMVRWGNTLFLFLILMLLLMSWFIKYPDIIISEAIITTEIPPQKEYARITGKIDTLFIIDGQNVIENEPLAIIENTANYEDVFFLKGVIDTIKVQKQKFVFPIDKLPILFLGDIEASYALFENNYIQYILNKELDPFSNEAIANKITSSELKRRLINLQAQKSLNRRELAFKQKDLERSKSLFDKGVISEKEYEIKQLEYLQAERSFKNMTSATSQLREAISGNKKTSKGTEIARIREEMTLLKNVIQSFNQLKKSIKDWEMKYVLSSKMKGKVSFLNYWNKNQTVNQGDLVFTIIPNQTSSFIAKLKTPAQNLGKVKIGQIVNVKLQNYPDYEFGVLKGKVNTISETSNKNGFYTIKVSLPDTLITSYNKEIVFKQEMRGTAEIITEDLRLIQRFFYQFNKILER; encoded by the coding sequence ATGCCAGAAATAAAAAATGAACATATAGAACAATTAGAACTTCGAAGCGAAGAAGTACAAGAAATTCTAACGAAAGTACCAAGTTGGATGGTTCGTTGGGGAAATACACTTTTTTTGTTTTTAATTCTGATGCTTTTGTTAATGTCTTGGTTTATAAAATACCCAGATATTATTATATCAGAAGCAATCATTACAACCGAAATTCCTCCCCAAAAAGAATATGCGAGAATTACAGGAAAAATTGACACACTTTTTATAATTGATGGGCAAAATGTTATTGAAAATGAACCTTTAGCTATCATTGAAAATACGGCTAATTATGAAGATGTATTCTTTTTAAAGGGGGTAATAGACACTATTAAAGTTCAAAAACAAAAATTTGTTTTCCCTATAGACAAATTACCTATTTTATTTTTGGGTGATATAGAGGCAAGTTATGCTTTGTTTGAAAATAATTATATTCAATATATTTTAAACAAAGAATTAGATCCGTTTTCTAATGAAGCCATTGCGAATAAAATTACATCTTCAGAATTAAAACGAAGATTAATCAATTTACAAGCACAGAAATCATTAAATAGAAGAGAGTTAGCCTTTAAACAAAAAGATTTGGAGAGAAGTAAATCTCTTTTTGACAAAGGCGTTATTTCTGAAAAAGAATACGAAATAAAACAATTAGAGTATTTGCAGGCAGAACGGAGTTTTAAAAATATGACTTCCGCTACTTCACAATTAAGAGAAGCCATTTCTGGGAATAAAAAAACCTCTAAAGGAACAGAGATAGCTCGTATTAGAGAAGAAATGACTTTATTAAAAAATGTAATTCAGTCTTTTAATCAATTGAAGAAAAGTATTAAGGATTGGGAAATGAAATATGTTTTAAGTTCTAAAATGAAAGGTAAAGTTTCTTTTTTAAATTACTGGAATAAAAACCAAACTGTAAATCAGGGAGATTTGGTTTTTACAATTATTCCCAATCAAACTTCTTCCTTTATAGCTAAACTAAAAACACCTGCTCAAAATTTAGGAAAAGTAAAAATAGGTCAAATAGTAAATGTTAAGCTGCAAAATTATCCAGATTATGAATTTGGAGTTTTAAAAGGAAAAGTAAACACAATTTCTGAAACCTCAAATAAAAATGGCTTTTATACCATTAAAGTTTCTTTGCCTGACACACTTATTACTTCCTACAATAAAGAAATAGTATTTAAACAAGAAATGCGAGGAACCGCAGAAATTATTACCGAAGATTTACGCTTAATTCAGCGTTTCTTTTATCAGTTTAATAAGATTCTTGAACGTTAA
- a CDS encoding 6-carboxytetrahydropterin synthase → MSTIRITKQFSFETGHALYGYDGKCKNVHGHSYKLSVTVSGKPIKDNTNVKFGMVIDFGDLKKIVNEEVVDIFDHATVFNKNTPHIELAKELQARDHHVILVDYQPTSEMMVIDFAAKIKNRLPKNIKLYSIKLQETDSSFAEWYASEN, encoded by the coding sequence ATGAGTACAATTAGAATTACAAAACAATTCAGTTTTGAAACAGGCCATGCTTTATATGGTTATGATGGAAAATGTAAAAACGTTCACGGACATTCTTACAAACTTTCTGTAACTGTTTCTGGAAAACCAATTAAAGACAATACTAATGTAAAATTTGGTATGGTGATTGACTTTGGTGATTTAAAAAAGATTGTAAATGAAGAGGTTGTAGATATTTTTGACCACGCAACGGTTTTTAATAAAAACACACCTCATATTGAGTTAGCAAAAGAATTACAGGCAAGAGATCATCATGTTATTTTAGTTGATTATCAGCCAACAAGTGAAATGATGGTGATAGATTTTGCTGCAAAGATTAAAAATAGATTACCAAAAAACATCAAATTATATTCTATAAAACTACAAGAAACAGATTCTAGCTTTGCAGAATGGTATGCTAGTGAAAATTAA
- a CDS encoding GH3 auxin-responsive promoter family protein, protein MSIKSLFAIPFAKIATKKVYKWANNPHKTQEKVFKNLIAVGSKTAFGKDHNFSSISNYNDFKKEVKVTDYEGLRPYVDRIVAGESDVLWTGKPLYFAKTSGTTSGAKFIPITKDSMPTHIKAARNALLFYIKEKNDASFVDGKMIFLQGSPILSDKNGVKLGRLSGIVAHYVPQYLLKNRLPSWETNCIEDWDTKVNAIVEETINEDMSVISGIPSWVQMYFEKLIEKTGKSVSELFPNFNFFIYGGVNFEPYKNKFESLIGKKIDYIELYPASEGFIAYQDSQTEKGMLLQLDSGIFYEFIPADEFFNDNPTRISLKEVKIGVNYAIILNTTAGLWGYNIGDTVEFTSTKPYRIKVTGRIKHFISAFGEHVIGKEVEKALNDSITGTNINISEFTVAPQVSPESGLPYHEWFIEFENEPENLEAFAAKIDASMQAQNIYYIDLIEGKVLRPLIIRKVKKGGFHEYMKSIGKFGGQNKIPQLSDNRKIADVLNNFLIKE, encoded by the coding sequence ATGAGTATCAAATCACTTTTTGCAATTCCGTTTGCTAAAATTGCAACTAAGAAAGTTTATAAATGGGCAAATAACCCTCATAAAACGCAAGAAAAAGTTTTTAAAAACTTAATTGCTGTAGGAAGTAAAACTGCTTTTGGAAAAGATCATAATTTTTCTTCTATATCTAATTATAATGATTTCAAAAAAGAAGTTAAGGTAACTGACTACGAAGGATTAAGACCTTATGTAGATAGAATTGTAGCTGGTGAATCTGATGTTCTTTGGACCGGAAAACCTCTTTATTTTGCAAAAACTTCTGGTACAACTTCTGGCGCAAAATTTATTCCGATTACCAAAGATTCTATGCCTACGCATATTAAAGCAGCTAGAAATGCGCTGTTATTTTATATTAAAGAAAAAAATGACGCGAGTTTTGTTGATGGAAAAATGATTTTTTTACAAGGAAGCCCTATTTTAAGTGATAAAAATGGTGTAAAACTAGGCAGATTAAGTGGAATTGTAGCGCATTATGTACCTCAATACTTATTAAAAAACAGGTTACCAAGTTGGGAAACCAACTGCATAGAAGATTGGGATACCAAAGTAAATGCCATTGTAGAAGAAACCATTAATGAAGACATGTCTGTAATTAGCGGAATTCCTTCTTGGGTGCAAATGTATTTCGAAAAACTAATTGAAAAAACAGGTAAATCGGTTTCAGAATTGTTTCCAAATTTTAATTTCTTTATTTACGGAGGCGTAAATTTTGAACCATATAAAAACAAATTTGAAAGTTTAATTGGTAAAAAAATAGATTATATAGAATTATATCCTGCATCAGAAGGGTTTATTGCATATCAAGATTCTCAAACAGAAAAGGGAATGTTATTGCAATTAGATTCTGGTATTTTCTATGAGTTTATTCCTGCGGATGAATTTTTTAATGATAACCCAACACGAATTTCTTTAAAAGAGGTAAAAATAGGCGTTAATTATGCCATCATTTTAAATACTACAGCAGGTCTTTGGGGCTATAATATTGGTGATACCGTAGAGTTTACATCAACAAAACCTTATAGAATTAAAGTTACCGGAAGAATAAAACATTTTATATCCGCCTTTGGCGAACACGTTATTGGTAAAGAAGTAGAAAAAGCATTAAACGACTCTATTACAGGTACAAATATAAATATTAGTGAATTTACTGTAGCTCCACAAGTGAGTCCGGAAAGTGGTTTGCCGTATCATGAGTGGTTTATAGAGTTTGAAAATGAGCCAGAAAATTTAGAGGCTTTTGCAGCTAAGATTGATGCATCTATGCAAGCTCAAAATATTTATTATATAGACTTAATTGAAGGAAAAGTTTTACGTCCTTTAATTATTAGAAAAGTTAAAAAAGGTGGTTTTCATGAATATATGAAATCTATTGGTAAATTTGGAGGACAGAATAAGATTCCGCAATTATCTGATAATAGAAAAATTGCTGATGTTTTAAATAATTTTTTAATTAAAGAGTAA
- a CDS encoding NHLP leader peptide family RiPP precursor, whose protein sequence is MEITKSQKLLQSIIQKAWEDEAFKQELIANPVKVIEELTGEKINLPEDKTLVVKDQTDDSVIYINIPAKLNLDDVELTEEQLEAVAGGFDYGWTFFNILLNGLGKGND, encoded by the coding sequence ATGGAAATCACAAAATCACAAAAATTACTGCAAAGTATTATTCAGAAAGCTTGGGAAGACGAAGCTTTTAAACAAGAATTAATTGCAAACCCTGTAAAAGTAATTGAAGAATTAACAGGAGAGAAAATTAATCTACCTGAAGATAAAACATTGGTAGTAAAAGACCAAACAGATGATTCTGTTATATATATCAATATCCCGGCAAAATTAAATTTAGATGATGTAGAATTAACTGAAGAGCAATTAGAAGCTGTAGCTGGTGGTTTTGATTATGGCTGGACGTTTTTTAATATACTTTTGAATGGGTTAGGAAAAGGTAATGACTAA